One genomic segment of Sminthopsis crassicaudata isolate SCR6 chromosome 2, ASM4859323v1, whole genome shotgun sequence includes these proteins:
- the PCNA gene encoding proliferating cell nuclear antigen — MFEARLVQGSILKKVLEALKDFINEACWDISSGGVNLQSMDSSHISLVQLTLRSEGFDTYRCDRNLAMGVNLTSMSKILKCASNEDIITLRAEDNADTLALIFEAPNQEKVSDYEMKLMDLDVEQLGIPEQEYSCVVKMPSGEFARICRDLSHIGDAVVISCAKDGVKFSASGELGSGNVKLSQTSNVDKEEEAVTIEMNEPVQLTFALRYLNFFTKATPLSPTVTLSMSADVPLVVEYKIADMGHLKYYLAPKIEDEGGS, encoded by the exons ATGTTCGAGGCAAGGCTGGTGCAGGGCTCCATCCTTAAGAAGGTGTTGGAGGCGCTGAAAGACTTCATCAATGAGGCCTGCTGGGACATCAGCTCAGGCGGGGTGAACCTGCAGAGCATGGACTCGTCCCACATCTCCCTGGTGCAGCTCACTCTCCGCTCGGAGGGCTTCGACACCTACCGCTGCGACCGCAACCTGGCCATGGGCGTGAATCTCACCAG CATGtccaaaatattaaaatgtgcCAGCAATGAGGACATTATTACTCTGAGAGCCGAAGACAATGCAGATACGCTCGCCCTGATATTTGAGGCACCTA ATCAGGAAAAAGTTTCAGACTATGAGATGAAATTAATGGATTTAGATGTTGAACAACTTGGAATTCCA GAACAAGAATACAGTTGTGTAGTGAAAATGCCTTCTGGTGAATTTGCAAGAATCTGTCGGGATCTCAGTCATATTGGAGATGCTGTTGTAATTTCCTGTGCAAAAGATGGTGTAAAGTTTTCTGCCAGTGGAGAACTGGGAAGTGGAAATGTAAAACTATCACAGACAAGTAATGTTGACAAAGAGGAGGAAGCT GTTACAATAGAGATGAATGAGCCAGTTCAGTTGACCTTTGCACTTCGATACCTGAATTTCTTTACCAAAGCCACTCCACTTTCTCCTACAGTAACACTCAGTATGTCTGCAGATGTACCACTTG ttgTAGAGTATAAAATTGCAGATATGGGACACTTAAAATATTACCTGGCTCCCAAGATTGAGGATGAAGGAGGATCTTAA